In Bacillus rossius redtenbacheri isolate Brsri chromosome 9 unlocalized genomic scaffold, Brsri_v3 Brsri_v3_scf9_2, whole genome shotgun sequence, one DNA window encodes the following:
- the LOC134543037 gene encoding acyl-CoA Delta-9 desaturase, with translation MTLAADEDASEGRPDARATQFQPSIKWPDLGVQLFIHLGCLYGLYLCFFARLYTVLWAFALIYSSGFGITAGAHRLWSHRAYKATWPLRLLLVFLFTIAGQRHVHAWALDHRVHHKYSETDADPHNAKRGFLFSHVGWLVLTPHPDVVRKRSSIDMSDLEADPIVMWQKRLYVPLFALLVIAMPVLVPWYFWGESLWASFFIAFNFRFCVTLNIAFFVNSVAHMWGNRPYDKDISPVENLAVSVAALGEGWHNYHHVFPWDYKTAELGGYAFNLTTGFIDAFARLGWAYELKSVSAEMVRRRVERSGDGTHELWGWGDPDMPPEDIRELEGCRRRDD, from the exons ATGACGCT GGCTGCAGACGAGGACGCCTCTGAGGGGCGCCCCGACGCCCGGGCGACGCAGTTCCAGCCGTCCATCAAGTGGCCGGACCTGGGCGTCCAACTGTTCATCCACCTGGGCTGCCTGTACGGGCTCTACCTGTGCTTCTTCGCCAGGCTCTACACCGTGCTGTGGG CGTTCGCGCTGATCTACTCGTCGGGGTTCGGCATCACTGCCGGCGCGCACCGCCTGTGGTCCCACCGCGCCTACAAGGCCACGTGGCCGCTGCGACTGCTGCTGGTGTTCCTGTTCACCATCGCCGGTCAG AGGCACGTGCACGCCTGGGCGCTGGACCACCGGGTGCACCACAAGTACAGCGAGACGGACGCGGACCCGCACAACGCGAAGCGCGGGTTCCTGTTCTCGCACGTGGGCTGGCTGGTGCTCACGCCGCACCCGGACGTGGTGCGCAAGCGCAGCAGCATCGACATGAGCGACCTGGAGGCCGACCCCATCGTCATGTGGCAGAAGAG GCTGTACGTGCCGCTGTTCGCGCTGCTGGTGATCGCGATGCCGGTCCTGGTGCCGTGGTACTTCTGGGGCGAGTCCCTGTGGGCCTCCTTCTTCATCGCGTTCAACTTCCGCTTCTGCGTCACGCTCAACATCGCATTCTTCGTGAACAGCGTGGCCCACATGTGGGGCAACCGCCCTTACGACAA GGACATCAGCCCGGTGGAGAACCTGGCCGTGTCGGTGGCAGCCCTGGGCGAGGGCTGGCACAACTACCACCACGTGTTCCCTTGGGACTACAAGACGGCCGAGCTGGGCGGCTACGCCTTCAACCTGACGACGGGGTTCATCGACGCGTTCGCGCGCCTCGGCTGGGCCTACGAGCTGAAGTCGGTGTCGGCGGAGATGGTGCGGCGGCGGGTGGAGCGGTCGGGGGACGGGACCCACGAGCTGTGGGGCTGGGGCGACCCCGACATGCCCCCCGAGGACATTCGTGAGCTGGAGGGGTGCAGGCGGCGGGACGACTAG